A genomic region of Capra hircus breed San Clemente chromosome 21, ASM170441v1, whole genome shotgun sequence contains the following coding sequences:
- the NKX2-1 gene encoding homeobox protein Nkx-2.1 isoform X1: MWSGGSGKARGWEAAAGGRSGPGRLSRRRIMSMSPKHTTPFSVSDILSPLEESYKKVGMEGGGLGAPLAAYRQGQAAPPAAAMQQHAVGHHGAVTAAYHMTAAGVPQLSHSAVGGYCNGNLGNMSELPPYQDTMRNSASGPGWYGANPDPRFPAISRFMGPASGMNMSGMGGLGSLGDVSKNMAPLPSAPRRKRRVLFSQAQVYELERRFKQQKYLSAPEREHLASMIHLTPTQVKIWFQNHRYKMKRQAKDKAAQQQLQQDSGGGGGGAGCQQQQQQAQQQSPRRVAVPVLVKDGKPCQAGAPAPGAASLQGHAQQQAQQQAQAAQAAAAAISVGSGGPGLGAHPGHQPGSAGQSPDLAHHAASPAALQGQVSSLPHLNSSGSDYGTMSCSTLLYGRTW; this comes from the exons ATGTGGTCCGGAGGCAGTGGGAAGGCGCGGGGCTGGGAGGCCGCGGCGGGAGGGAGGAGCGGCCCCGGCAGGCTCAG ccGCCGCCGAATCATGTCGATGAGTCCAAAGCACACGACTCCGTTCTCAGTGTCTGACATCTTgagtcccctggaggaaagcTACAAGAAAGTGGGCATGGAGGGCGGCGGCCTCGGGGCTCCGCTGGCGGCTTACAGGCAGGGCCAGGCGGCACCGCCGGCCGCGGCCATGCAGCAGCACGCCGTGGGGCACCACGGCGCAGTCACCGCCGCCTACCACATGACGGCGGCGGGGGTGCCCCAGCTCTCGCACTCCGCCGTGGGGGGCTACTGCAACGGCAACCTGGGCAACATGAGCGAGCTGCCGCCGTACCAGGACACCATGCGGAACAGCGCCTCGGGCCCCGGATGGTACGGCGCCAACCCAGACCCGCGCTTCCCCGCCA TCTCCCGCTTCATGGGCCCGGCGAGCGGCATGAACATGAGCGGCATGGGCGGCCTGGGCTCTCTGGGGGACGTGAGCAAGAATATGGCCCCGCTTCCAAGCGCACCGCGCCGGAAGCGCCGGGTGCTCTTCTCCCAGGCGCAGGTGTATGAGCTGGAGCGACGCTTCAAGCAACAGAAGTACCTGTCCGCGCCGGAGCGCGAGCACCTGGCCAGCATGATCCACCTGACACCCACGCAGGTCAAGATCTGGTTCCAGAACCACCGCTACAAGATGAAGCGCCAAGCCAAGGACAAGGCGGCTCAGCAGCAACTGCAGCAGgacagcggcggcggcggcggcggcgcggggtgccagcagcagcagcagcaagcgcAGCAGCAGTCCCCGCGCCGCGTGGCCGTGCCGGTCCTGGTGAAAGACGGCAAACCCTGCCAGGCGGGCGCCCCCGCTCCGGGCGCCGCCAGCTTGCAAGGCCACGCGCAGCAGCAGGCGCAGCAGCAGGCGCAGGCCGCTCAGGCTGCCGCGGCAGCTATCTCGGTGGGCAGCGGTGGCCCCGGCCTGGGTGCCCACCCGGGCCACCAGCCGGGCAGCGCGGGCCAGTCTCCGGACCTGGCGCACCACGCCGCCAGCCCCGCGGCGCTGCAGGGCCAGGTTTCCAGCCTGCCCCACCTGAACTCCTCGGGCTCGGACTACGGCACCATGTCCTGCTCCACCTTGCTATACGGTCGGACCTGGTGA
- the NKX2-1 gene encoding homeobox protein Nkx-2.1 isoform X2 — MSMSPKHTTPFSVSDILSPLEESYKKVGMEGGGLGAPLAAYRQGQAAPPAAAMQQHAVGHHGAVTAAYHMTAAGVPQLSHSAVGGYCNGNLGNMSELPPYQDTMRNSASGPGWYGANPDPRFPAISRFMGPASGMNMSGMGGLGSLGDVSKNMAPLPSAPRRKRRVLFSQAQVYELERRFKQQKYLSAPEREHLASMIHLTPTQVKIWFQNHRYKMKRQAKDKAAQQQLQQDSGGGGGGAGCQQQQQQAQQQSPRRVAVPVLVKDGKPCQAGAPAPGAASLQGHAQQQAQQQAQAAQAAAAAISVGSGGPGLGAHPGHQPGSAGQSPDLAHHAASPAALQGQVSSLPHLNSSGSDYGTMSCSTLLYGRTW, encoded by the exons ATGTCGATGAGTCCAAAGCACACGACTCCGTTCTCAGTGTCTGACATCTTgagtcccctggaggaaagcTACAAGAAAGTGGGCATGGAGGGCGGCGGCCTCGGGGCTCCGCTGGCGGCTTACAGGCAGGGCCAGGCGGCACCGCCGGCCGCGGCCATGCAGCAGCACGCCGTGGGGCACCACGGCGCAGTCACCGCCGCCTACCACATGACGGCGGCGGGGGTGCCCCAGCTCTCGCACTCCGCCGTGGGGGGCTACTGCAACGGCAACCTGGGCAACATGAGCGAGCTGCCGCCGTACCAGGACACCATGCGGAACAGCGCCTCGGGCCCCGGATGGTACGGCGCCAACCCAGACCCGCGCTTCCCCGCCA TCTCCCGCTTCATGGGCCCGGCGAGCGGCATGAACATGAGCGGCATGGGCGGCCTGGGCTCTCTGGGGGACGTGAGCAAGAATATGGCCCCGCTTCCAAGCGCACCGCGCCGGAAGCGCCGGGTGCTCTTCTCCCAGGCGCAGGTGTATGAGCTGGAGCGACGCTTCAAGCAACAGAAGTACCTGTCCGCGCCGGAGCGCGAGCACCTGGCCAGCATGATCCACCTGACACCCACGCAGGTCAAGATCTGGTTCCAGAACCACCGCTACAAGATGAAGCGCCAAGCCAAGGACAAGGCGGCTCAGCAGCAACTGCAGCAGgacagcggcggcggcggcggcggcgcggggtgccagcagcagcagcagcaagcgcAGCAGCAGTCCCCGCGCCGCGTGGCCGTGCCGGTCCTGGTGAAAGACGGCAAACCCTGCCAGGCGGGCGCCCCCGCTCCGGGCGCCGCCAGCTTGCAAGGCCACGCGCAGCAGCAGGCGCAGCAGCAGGCGCAGGCCGCTCAGGCTGCCGCGGCAGCTATCTCGGTGGGCAGCGGTGGCCCCGGCCTGGGTGCCCACCCGGGCCACCAGCCGGGCAGCGCGGGCCAGTCTCCGGACCTGGCGCACCACGCCGCCAGCCCCGCGGCGCTGCAGGGCCAGGTTTCCAGCCTGCCCCACCTGAACTCCTCGGGCTCGGACTACGGCACCATGTCCTGCTCCACCTTGCTATACGGTCGGACCTGGTGA